Genomic segment of Arachis hypogaea cultivar Tifrunner chromosome 16, arahy.Tifrunner.gnm2.J5K5, whole genome shotgun sequence:
GGATGAAGAGGTTGGAGGTGGCGGAGGCAGCGGCGACACTGACAAAGTTGAGGCGGAGGAGAGTGCCAACGAGGGAGGCTTGCGTGAGAGGGTAGGTGATGCTTTACGGAGAACTAGAGGTCTTCGAGGTGGCTGAGGAAGAGCATAGAAACGATGGAGCGGGATTAGAAAATGAAGACGGTAAATGCAATGGAAAAGACCATGAGAAGGAGAGATTTGAATGCGATGGAAAAAGAGGGATTTGAGTGTGACGAGGAAGGCTAAAAAAAAGGCCGATAGAGCTATGAGCAAAAAATGAGAGATTTGTAACGGTGGAGTTGAAATTAAGGGTGAAAATAGTTGggaatttcattaaaaaattaataaaaaaattaggatttagatatttttatcctATGGAATCTATTTTCTATGAATATaacgttaatttttttaatttataagtatttttattagtgtttgtaaatttcataaatatttttaatatttttttcatatataatttttgtaGATAAACTATGGAGGGTTGAGTGATCTCTACGAAGCGCACTAAAAAATTCATACAAAATGAAGGTTACTGGTTGCATTGTTAATAAATAATAGACAATTTCGTCTTTTTGAGTGGATAGATCTTTTCATCTTAGAGAAGATGAAATTGGCACGAAATATAATGGTTGGGTAAGCTGATTATCCTAATTATTTCATATTCGAACGTAAAGGCGGCACAAGTTAATTAACACTTCATCACATTCTGTTTTTGGAGTTTGGTTACTTATATAGGTAAGTGACTACTAGCTACTAGTGACACACACACACAAAGGTACGTGACTAACTGACTACTAGTTAATTCCAACGaggatctatatatatatatatatatatatatgaaagattTTTAAGTGTACTGTTATATCGGTGTATCAGTGATTTTTAACTattgattatatattatatatattttttataattaagatcaacggttaaaaataattgaaataccGGTATGACGGTACACTTAAAaattttcctatatatatatcaACGAAGCTAGAGTACAGAATacgactaatttttttttatattgaattattaTTGGTGTTTTTCATTAATATTATGATGTTTTGGTGTAATACAGTGATATGGGATAAAAAGAAATCGTAAATAACAAttttaaataagacaaaaaattaaaaaagttaacaaaaattatgaattacgattttaaataagacaaaaaaataagaaatcgtgagtcacaattttaattttttaatttaaaaaattgtaatttatGAAATCgtgaataacaattttttttgttatgcaaATTGTAAGTAACGATTTGTATTGTGCATCACACTTGTGAAATACACCCATTTCAACTCATACCAACATAATACATCCTTTCAttcatcatataaaaaataattaactacaGAATACacgttaaataaattaaaaaaaatgtataccTCTTTTTTCTGTAAGGGTTAAATATTAtacattttattctatttaattaaaataatttttaataattatttttatatataaattagtgataattattttattacttaaaagaaaggaatatttataaaatatatacttattattattgtaatagtttttatttatttttaatattttaatttgttacaaaaatatttaattcaaaattttttatatattatatttcatggttaataaaaaatattaaaaataattaaaatttattacattaatagtaatatattttatattattgttaatattattatagtggtaaaaataataatataaaactcatttattattaaaatatattttatttatttttaatttttttatcattaattatgaaatataaaaaaaatagattaaatgtttttgtaaaaattaaaatattttatattatgtaatagtaacaataataatatatttattgttaaagtaataagttctatttatcattaatattttattattaatcatgaaatatataaaaattttaaattaaatatattgtaacaaattaaaatattaaaaataaattaaatttattatattaataatatataattataataataattattaaagagCATTTTAGTTAAATAGACTAAAGTgtatgttatttaattattataaagaagaaaaatatacattttaaaaTAAAGGGGATGAAAGTATCATCATTTAGACATTTCGTAAGAGAAGAGaatgtcattttttttaaattaaaatataaaatacatattaaaaatgagttaattatacatatatttatacataaatatataataactgattttattgtacacttaatatttttgtttacaaaaaaattagaaagtcaGTAGTTTTTAGTAATTTTGATCATTATTTGTCCAGCACAAATACTAAATTATCttcaacaaataaattttactaatttatgtgtataaattttaaaaaatatgaatgtaAATTATATTGACTTATTTGTACATAAATTCTGATAAATATAAgtgcaaattatatattttttatatgcaaATATTACAAATATAAGtgcaaattattattgactaattactaacccaaaataataatatttattagtcaGGCCGTAGCATTAATGTTTTGGTAATATATAATAGCCAAAAATTAAGATTGTGTTATAAGCAGACTTGTGatgtcaaataaaataatattggaGCCTGGAGGAGCCTGCCCTAGAAATCGAcgattccaattagaagctaatATCTAAGTGGTCCTTTACGTGTGTTGTAGTTGTAGTTCATGCTTTTATTTTCAAGTTGTTGAGACAAAGCTATATGTGCAAGCAAAGAGAGAACGAAATTGAAGTTCATGCTATTTGAACATTCAAAAATATATAGACACGTGACACGTGAGTTGTGTACAATAATCAACACAGACAATTCAAAAATGAAAAGAGAAATCAAATACCCAAATTAAAATTTAGTGTGTTATAAAATAAGATTGCAAGGTTGCATATGTAAACCAATTTAATTTGTCACCTAAGTACTATACGTAGTGTTATATACAGATTGTATGATGTGCAAGGATTTGAAGCCCATACTCGAAGAATTGGTTACCAAGACGTCACTACTAACAACATAGTTAGTGCATGTCTCTCTTAAAATGTGAAACGTATATAATGTTTTCAACGTTGATGGCAAGTGAATGACAATATGTATACGTGCCATTTCATTCACTTAATTTGAACCAAATTCAGAATGAAACAAGAAATAAGGACGCTGCAACAGCCTTTAGCTACACATGCAATAGGATTTAACACGCGtccatatcaaaaatattatttatacaccaaaattaataattatatattttagtataaatatatatataatttaatttatttttaatttatgtattcctGAGTGATAAGTCTGACTTGTTGTATAGCTCATTCTATCTAGAGTTGAGCATATCTTTCTCTGGAATGGATAAGATATACATCAACTTCAAGAAAAATAACGACAATAAACACTTGTAAAAATATTCCGACACTCaagttaataaaaataagaaattggTATAATATTATTCAAAGTAAATAATGTACCTTTTACGTATTTAATATTTATGATGATTTTGTATTTATCGAGGATTACCTTTTCGGAGTAATTGAGATATTTTCCTAATATTTTGATAACCACTTTCAATCTATTTTTAAATAGTTTTGTTGTAGCAGAAATTCTCTCTAATTAAAATAGATCAcgttctatttattttatttgaattctaATTTATAGGTATAACTGTGTCGGGTTATAACTTTTTTGGGTCGAGGTATAGGTTTTATTAGCGAGTTATAGAAAATGAATCAAAATTTATTCTCTGAGTAATGGGTGGTCGTTACTGAATAATACAGAATGAACCAGATTATAACGGCCGAATTATTCATCTAATGACTTGATAATTAGAGTCATAAAATCTTTAACATTCTTTTGACTTAATTTTTCGAATTATAGCTTATAGCCGCTGAGTTATAATGACCATGTCaatctatattttatatttcaataattttggtaattttatttgaatccgtatatatacaaaaatagtaTTGGTCGTGAGCTGCAACCGGGAATATTGTCATTTGGATTATCCAATTTACACATACATTGTACTTAAGAGCATCACTTGggagaaaaaaaaacaattcaattaaaaaaaatcagcattttttggctttttttttacataaattaaaaaaaaattaattgcaaCACATATatagatttaaaataaaaattttaaaaactaaaaaatcacTTTGTTTAaagttaaattcaaaaataaaaatattagaatcaaatctaaaaaaattttaaatcctaaatccCAAATTCTAAaactataaatcataaaatattaaatctctaaatcctaaactctaaaattctaaattttaaattctaaactctaaatcctaaaattataaaattctaaatcctaaattaatcTCTTAATAAGAAATTGATATAATTAGTATCAAAGTATGGAGAAAATTAAGAAACCTAATAAATTGAGAAAGTGAAGGGGAAGTTACAAAAGTGATCAAAAAAATCTTTATtcctaaatttaaattaaatttaactgGATATAATTTTCTTGGAGTAGGAAAATGTgtggttaaaaattattaaaattaaattattattagataCAAAGGTCGAATAAAGGCTAATACATTAGAGGATAAataatttttctgaaaaaaaatttaaaaaaagaagccGTATCATACAACTGAACTTGAAATAGTTATTATGAGAAGTTGAATCATGTCAGTGATGTATACAGATAGGGATTTGGAATAATAAGATAAAGAATTTGGAATTAATGATTAGTTTATCTCATGTTTAAGTAATTCTCTTaagttttttctaaaatttaatttttaaaaattaatgaaaagagacaaaattaattcacattattgACACTAGCTAGATGGTGTACTAATGAACACTCATGCAAGTTTGTGTTATATCTTGATCTAACTAGTGAGAAGTTTGCAATGATCTATAACACCACAAATCACATGTTCTTACTTTACCTACTATATTACTTTTATCCTTACATTATACATGAATCAACCCCATAAATATATTACATATTATGCCTTTGCAATATAATAAGTGATCACTTCTTCCATGTTGATGAGTTCCTAACTCTGCATATTAGTTGAAACTGTCTATCTTTTTTGTTAATTGAAACTGCATATTTTTCCTATTATTTGAAATGTTCTATTTTAAAGAAGAGTTCcatacaaacaaacaaatttattaatttaaaatttaaaatatagatgacatataaattaattaaaatcaatctAATAGTTACAAAATATCAattcttatttttgaaatttatttaaattaaattattaatattgtttattattttcaaaaattatattttatatttataaatatacatatctcatttacaattgaaataaagttaaataaaataatattttatctcgTTTAAACGAGATATAAGCAATCTTaattcgtttatactgtaaacgaaatatgtaaaagaataaaaattaataaatatgctACAAATTATctatattcataaataaaatatataaattatttgttttaaaaaaatccaTTGTTAAGGACAAACTGGTGATAAATATTAAAAACCCACTTATTAGTTAGGAATTTTAATGGTGCTCACAAAAGTAATGCTACATTATTATTTGAAAATGAATATTGtcattcttattttaataatatcattattTTCTTATAAGTTTATGCAAacacataatataaaaaaattatatataaaatgacattatcaaaaatagGAATCACATTAATTCTATTACTTAAGAAAACTTCTACGCCTATTATTTGTAATTTAATGGAAGTCCAAGAAACCAAGCAGAGGAAAGGAAGCTACTAGTTATTTCTCACACTAAGAAGGAACAATGTGAAACATATGACATAAGAGTGAGATTAATACTAATTATATAACGACTTTACTACCACAAACAAACCGGAAAGAGtgagattaattaattaatcaaaactaaaaaaaaaaaagcggggGAGAAAAAGAGCGAGTCATTCGTGTAAATTTTCTTACCGCGAATATTCAGAATGTCTGTCTATATAATGCTACACTCGCTTTCATTTCCCTTCCTCTTTGAATTCCTCACGTTCCTAGTTTCACTTACGCCTCAACGCAGCAGCACAAAGGTGCGTAACTCTTTTTTCCTTAGTTTCTCTCGCATTTCGATAATCGCTTGCTCATTATCATTCAGAATTCATCTACTCATGATCAATCTATAACtgcatttttagttgttttcagaTCTTCGATCCAAATTTCACAATGTCTGCTTCAGAATTTGCTTTTTTTCGCCTTGATTAGGTCTAGTGCTTAATTGCTAATAAATTGATTGTGTTGTTCTTCTGGTTCTTCTTGTTTGGACGTGTGCGGAATTATTCGTTTGTTATTATTGCCATTATCCAAATCCATTTGGATCTGCTCCGCATTATCGTTATCTGGTATAAAATATTTGTGGCTCTCGATTTCTGCAGCTCATTGGGATCTATAtgtcctttctcttttttttttgtgtttgtgatttttttttatttgcttggTGATTATGCTTGCATGAAGTGATAATAAAGTGAAATTGTAATTCTCTAGTGAAAGCTCAGAGAATTGAGAGGTCGGTTATGCGGTTTTTGATCTATTTTATCAGGCATGAAACGAAGTAGCTTTTGCAAATAAATAATTGCAAGCTAGTAGAAGCCAAAACTATCGCTACCTTTCCTAGATCATTAGATTAACTATAAATCAACGTGTCGACTTTACTTAAAATTACGCAGTGCTTGATTCCTGTTGTAAACATTTCACATCGTAGATCTACATACGATTCAATGATTTCATCACAGATTTAATGTGATAATGAAATCTAATTTCATCTTCATTGACCTGAGATGTAGACCTGAGATGTATATAAAGTATGATAGATATAACAACAAATCAACTGTACAAGTGCAACTCCTAACTCACGAACTCTGTTATACTGCTTAACTTCATTATATTCAAAGAGATTTGGCCAAAAGGTTATCTACGATCATTATTGCTTTACATGGAGCTATAATGGATGACAACTTATGCACTAATCAATCGATTAAAACATATTTGAAGGTGCTACAGAAATTTGATATTTGTTAATTTCATGCATTAGAATGTACATTGTTTACTCTTGATTATTGTTTTATAGATTATTCATTAAACACATTTCAACATATCTTTTCTCACCTGACACCCTTTTTCCTTATTTAATGCCAGATATGGAGACCTTTCTCTTCACCTCCGAATCTGTAAATGAAGGTCACCCTGACAAGATCTGTGACCAGGTTTCGGATGCCATCCTTGATGCTTGTTTGGAGCAAGACCCAGAGAGCAAGGTTGCCTGTGAGACCTGTACAAAAACCAACATGGTTATGGTCTTTGGTGAGATCACAACCAAGGCAAATGTGAACTATGAGAAAATAGTTCGAGACACTTGCAGAGGCATTGGGTTCGTTTCAGCTGATGTTGGTCTTGATGCTGACAACTGCAAAGTTCTGGTCAACATTGAGCAACAGAGCCCTGATATTGCCCAAGGAGTTCATGGTCACATGACCAAAAAGCCTGAGGAAATTGGTGCTGGTGACCAGGGACACATGTTTGGCTATGCCACAGATGAAACACCTGAGCTAATGCCACTTACTCATGTCCTTGCTACTAAACTTGGTGCCAAGCTCACTGAAGTTAGAAAGAACAAAACATGCCCATGGGTGAGACCTGATGGAAAAACACAGGTTACTGTTGAGTACAAGAATGATAATGGAGCCATGATCCCGATTCGTGTGCACACTGTCCTCATCTCAACACAACATGATGAAACTGTCACCAATGACAAGATAGCCAGCGATTTGAAGGAGCATGTAATAAAACCTGTCATCCCAGCTAAATACCTTGATGACAAGACTATCTTCCACCTCAACCCTTCTGGTCGTTTTGTGATTGGTGGACCCCATGGAGATGCAGGACTAACTGGCCGTAAGATCATCATTGACACCTATGGTGGTTGGGGTGCTCATGGTGGAGGTGCCTTCTCCGGCAAGGACCCAACCAAGGTTGATAGGAGTGGTGCATACATTGTTAGGCAAGCAGCAAAAAGTGTGGTAGCTTCAGGGCTTGCTCGACGCTGTCTTGTGCAGGTTTCTTATGCAATTGGAGTCCCAGAGCCACTCTCTGTTTTTGTAGACACCTACAAAACAGGAAAGATTCCAGACAAGGACATATTGGCTCTGATTAAGGAAAATTTTGACTTCAGGCCAGGAATGATTGCCATCAATCTTGACCTCATGAGAGGAGGCAACTTCAGGTACCAGAAGACTGCTGCTTACGGACATTTCGGACGTGACGATCCTGATTTCACTTGGGAGACGGTGAAGATGCTCAAGCCCAAGGCTTGATGAAATAACCAGATTACAGGTGGTTATCATCGCAGCCATCTTTCAGACTTTGggtaaacaagaaaataaaaggagcTTCAATGCGTACCTCTTATTGAAGATTACGTTTCAGTTTGATGAGGAACGAGGGTTAGACATGCTTCTTAGGCGGATACATTAGTAAAATAGGAGCTTGCAGCATTAgctgcctcttttttttttcggttttaccACTTCAGATTTCTTAATCCGTTGCCGATTCTTTTCCCATTTCTGCTGTTGATTGTTTTGCAGCCAATCTCGTGTAGTTGGTGTAAACTTAAAATGCAATCTACgtgatatttttttatcaatttatgaaGCTGTTTACCTCATAAAAGGACGGTTTATATGGTTGTAGTTTCAAATGGAGACATTCAATACTGGGTTTGCCTGAATATTCACTGAATTGTTCATGATTCACAATGTTACATCTACTGAAAAATTGCAAGCATGTTACTTAACTCGGACAATAAAAATGACATTGTATAGTGTACTCAAGAGTGCAACCAGACGCGATCACGCAGCCTCTCTTCTCCAGCACCATACATTTCATCTACCTTTTCACCATCTCGAAAAAATTGAAAAGTAGGGGTGTATCGAATGTGTTGAGTTGTTTCTGGGCATTCATCAATATCTGCATAGAGGAAGGAGAGCTTTGGAAAATTATTGCTCAATCTATGGAATGCAGGGAGGATTTCACTGCACACGCGGCACCTGAAAAACAAGGAAACTAGATCATTCATAATCTCCTGTTCTATATTTCAATTTCACACAACCAACTTACAAGTTACAACAATCAAGTAAGCCTAAATGGTAAAAGATGCTACCTGTTTTTGTGTTCACTTAACATCAGTTTCCATTATTATATTGATTCTTAATTACTTGTATAGTAATATAAATCAAACATATTCAGAGAAGAGATAAACATACCAAGAGGCGCCATAACTGATAACAGCCtgcaaaaaaaataatcaaacataTGTCATTAGAAATTGCAGAAAGATGAAGGGAAGAGATTGTTGGGAAATGGGAAAGGGGTGGTTACGGAAGTTTTGGAggatttgatgttgaagaggatgtGAGAGAGGTCATCGTCGGTGGAAGCAGTTCTGAAGTTGGAATGAGGGGTGAGAGGTAACCCTTCCTTGCTGCTGCTGGTGCTGCTGGTGCTACTTAAGCCCTTCTCCATTCTATGCCTACCGGTAATCAATCCCAATCCAATCCTAGGGATGTATACGTCAATTCAGTAATAGAATTCCAAGAAAGTATGAGTGATATCAAACCTAGTTGTCAGAACTAAACCAATAATCGAACCGGTCAGACTACTAGATCACTAGGTTATTAGTTCAACTAGTGAATCACAAGTTGAACCGgtctcaaataaaaatataaaatcatcaaaattaaaatttaaaatacacgtCTTTATTAACACTTTAACAACAATCAAGtctcaatttctaaaaataattaataaaaaaatagacatcaaattaattagtactacaatattttttgttttttggtttctATGGTATCTCTTAGCCCGATAGGCGAACAACTAATTCGCCGTAAATttaagctccatttaagggtttgccgcgcCAATGAGTTCCTGCATATTCAAACCCGATACTTGCTTAAGTGGACTAGTGAATTAACCGATAGACTAACCCAAGTTGATTTACTTAAGTAGGATCTTAATTTGACGCAATAAGAGTGCAAACATAACAATCCATAAATTATGTCCAATGAGTTTGTGAGAAGCCATCTTAAAACAATGTTTAAAAAACAATCAATCAATCACAGCACCTATTATCTAATAACACTATCACTGACAAATTCTTCCCATTCCAATCTCTTGATTCACAGAACCTATGAGCATCAATATTacatataaaattacaaatacaaTTCATCTAAACCTATTACAAATTAAATCAATCAGTTGTACATACAAATACAATTAGCATCAATACATTAAAACAGCAAAAATccagtataaaaattaaaaataactaaaaaaaataaaaaactgaccTACAGCAGAAGCATAAACAGAGTCAGGGACGGTTTTCTAACTTGGAGTCGGTGCAGGTTGCGCCGTTGCAGAGCAGGCCACCGGCGAGAGAGGGCAGAGCTTCGAAGAGGAGCAGAGGAGAGCTTGCAGAGGAGCCAACACGATGACGACGGAGGCAGCAGAGGCAGACGAGCACAAGGCTGAGGCAGAGACAGGGGAGGCACGGCACAAACAAGGCGGCCGGAAAGACAGAGACGGAGGTGGCAGAGGCGAGCAAACACTGGCGGCGTGGGGACGCGGCGGAGGAGCCGGCGAGGAGAGTGTGTGAGTCAGATAGAGAGGTGAGAGTGTGTGAGTGAAGCTGTGATTCTTGGGAGATAGTGAGTTGAGGTTGGGGATGACCGGATGGTTTGGGGTGCCGTTGGgaaattaggttttttttttttttttttttttttcaaattcataaaccaaaACGGCGTCGGAATAAGAGAACTTTTCTAATCTTGCTTAAAAAACCCATTAAAAATTCAAtgtctaaaataaattttaaaaatatttttattataaaatacgaGTCATTCTTGTCAAAATTACAAAAAAGATGGATacagtttttaatttttagtagtttactgtttatctgaattttaaaaataaataaaaatttgacttaatttaaaaaattagactaaTCACTGGTTTTTATAAAACCTGCACTTAGAGCAATTCCAATGGATGAGTTCCAACTCACTTTTTTCGACACGATGGACTTTCATTTCCTGGAGAAGAGAGAAGTTGAGTTTTTTCATGTAGTTCGAGGAGTTCAGCAATTTTTAGGTAATGTTTGTTTTGAAGTATTGAGACAGAGATTGAGAGACTGAAATTTAGTAtcatatttgttggtttagagactaatattaaaatttttgtttctatCTCCAAAATTTTAGAATTTCAGTACTTTCAAAAAATGAGACAtaggagactaaaatttttagagatagaaactgaaattttaataacactttatacctaaaatatctccatttcaattaattaattccaattttacccttttgtaaattaaatttgtaagagccagaacttttgaaaaaggacTATCATGAgttaatttcaaattcagtatttctgtagctttaatttcaaaaatttctttattaaagaaaattaaagcaagttttgattaattaaatttgaaataaatcaagatttattatctaattttacaattattttttatattcaaattgtaaagttggtagttgtgacataataagaattttatatgatttggactaaatgattaatattttaatatattaatattgttgttttagaaaatagaaaaattaattatattatttttaatttttagatttaaacattttattaaaaataatttataaaactgatgaacaaatagtatttttctatatatgattagtgttggatttaatttaggtttcaattattatattattcccaattttatttgaaattactaaaataccctAATTCTAATTatcaaaaatgaaaccctaatcccTATCCCTCAGCCGCCACACCCCCAACCCCTCTTCCTTACTCCCAGCAGCAGCGTGCAACAGACCCAGAAGCAGCAGCAACGCtacaatgaagaagaaaaacaaagcaGAAAGTGAAGAGAAGAAGGAGGCCGCGTTGATGCTGCTACCCAATCCGTGCCGCCATGGTCGTCCCGTCCACGGAGCCATGAGTCGCGCCTCTGTCACCgagaggaggagggagaaaaCGCGATGCTGGAGGAGCCGCCCAGTCCCTGTCGCGTCGCGCAGCCGCTACAGCCATGCCGTCTTCGTCGTTGCcaggggagagagggagagacgaGCGCGAACCAAATCGGGAGGGAGAAGGCGCCGTGTCTAGTAGCTGCCGTCGCGTCGCCGCCGTCGCCCTCACTGCGCCGCCGTCATCCTCGTCACAGAGCCAGCCGCCGCCACTTATGGCAAAGTCAGAGAGAGAGAACTCGGGAACAGAGGAGACAGAGAGCTCTGAGGCTGAGCTGGGGTTCAACCACCGTGCCCAGCCGCTGCTCGCGTCGCCGGCGTTGCCTCCGTCGGAACGGCCATCGCCACTGCCACCATCTGAGTTCGCCGCTGCTGATGATGGTAAGCCGAATCGCAGTCAGAAGAGGGTTCAGGCTACCGCAGGTGCCGCTGCCGGAGAAGGGAGCTACGTCTCTGCAATTCTGACCGCCGGGAGTCGTTCTATGACTTCTGAGACCACCGCCGAAGCTTCTGGCTGttctgccgtcgccggaaaactctaccggtaagggttttaattgaggTTTCTGTCTTTTTGGATTTCAAGAAGGTTTTGATGCTGCGTGGTtattatagttgatccaccggagcttctggccgctaCCGGAGCTGTTGCTGGGTCGGTTCGGAATCGCAGCTCCTCATTGTGTTAATTCGGTAAGTAATTATGTTTCGAAAGCCCCGCGTTAGTGTCCCGTACGTGTATTAAAGTCTTTACGATATTAATGTTCTTAGGATTTAGTAACTAAGGttgcttgttgtaatttagagctgtttatgctgctgtgaaaatgtgtggggctgtgctttgaagctgccGTTGATTTTGGGTCGAGGCGAAAGGATTTCTGAGAGGCGTTTGGATTATAGTTTCAACGTGTCGAGGTAGGGGCTGTTTTctgaaaactatattttatatattggagttattacatatggatactgatgtgaggcAATGCATAttggtgattgtatcagtcttatgtattgttt
This window contains:
- the LOC112754198 gene encoding uncharacterized protein → MPSSSLPGERGRDEREPNREGEGAVSSSCRRVAAVALTAPPSSSSQSQPPPLMAKSERENSGTEETESSEAELGFNHRAQPLLASPALPPSERPSPLPPSEFAAADDGKPNRSQKRVQATAGAAAGEGSYVSAILTAGSRSMTSETTAEASGCSAVAGKLYR
- the LOC112754196 gene encoding S-adenosylmethionine synthase 3, giving the protein METFLFTSESVNEGHPDKICDQVSDAILDACLEQDPESKVACETCTKTNMVMVFGEITTKANVNYEKIVRDTCRGIGFVSADVGLDADNCKVLVNIEQQSPDIAQGVHGHMTKKPEEIGAGDQGHMFGYATDETPELMPLTHVLATKLGAKLTEVRKNKTCPWVRPDGKTQVTVEYKNDNGAMIPIRVHTVLISTQHDETVTNDKIASDLKEHVIKPVIPAKYLDDKTIFHLNPSGRFVIGGPHGDAGLTGRKIIIDTYGGWGAHGGGAFSGKDPTKVDRSGAYIVRQAAKSVVASGLARRCLVQVSYAIGVPEPLSVFVDTYKTGKIPDKDILALIKENFDFRPGMIAINLDLMRGGNFRYQKTAAYGHFGRDDPDFTWETVKMLKPKA
- the LOC112754197 gene encoding uncharacterized protein — encoded protein: KKKKNLISQRHPKPSGHPQPQLTISQESQLHSHTLTSLSDSHTLLAGSSAASPRRQCLLASATSVSVFPAALFVPCLPCLCLSLVLVCLCCLRRHRVGSSASSPLLLFEALPSLAGGLLCNGATCTDSKIGLGLITGRHRMEKGLSSTSSTSSSKEGLPLTPHSNFRTASTDDDLSHILFNIKSSKTSAVISYGASWCRVCSEILPAFHRLSNNFPKLSFLYADIDECPETTQHIRYTPTFQFFRDGEKVDEMYGAGEERLRDRVWLHS